One segment of Castanea sativa cultivar Marrone di Chiusa Pesio chromosome 3, ASM4071231v1 DNA contains the following:
- the LOC142629079 gene encoding uncharacterized protein LOC142629079, with product MPRTTFDDSGRNCNNKRDRELKQRDQELKRLRGMVRDLELEAGGRHRRSDHEERSERSASVGSHRVAGSHQSGSHRHRDCSWEYADHDLTSPNGERPQNVAMDAMSRALHQAARSPFSRDIESAPMPSRFTRPPFNSYTGKTDSVEHVSHYIQMMSLHAYNDALMCKVFPSSLGPTALRWFNRLRKGSIHSFSELIQEFGVRFMTCSRVPQPVDALLSMKMGAGETLRNYANGYWELYNKIGGGNEKIPASTFRMGLLDEFGLKESLTRRSPEDMRQLMRRIEEYKRLGDDQLQTKGKASIINHPRNTSFQPRTRKDLRIQELGPGIGEVNVAFKEPVHRIIDRIKNESHLKWQNKLRGDPSRRNQNLYCTYHKDKGTPPSSAEY from the coding sequence ATGCCCCGAACAACGTTTGACGACTCAGGGCGCAACTGCAATAACAAAAGGGACCGCGAGCTTAAGCAGAGAGACCAGGAGCTCAAGCGTCTACGTGGGATGGTGAGAGATTTGGAATTGGAAGCAGGGGGTAGACATCGGAGGAGTGACCATGAGGAGCGAAGTGAAAGGTCAGCTAGTGTGGGGAGCCACCGGGTAGCAGGGTCCCATCAATCCGGGTCTCATCGGCACCGCGATTGTTCGTGGGAGTATGCAGACCATGATTTGACTTCCCCAAATGGGGAACGACCACAAAATGTGGCCATGGACGCAATGAGCCGGGCATTACACCAAGCTGCCCGATCACCATTCTCGAGAGATATTGAAAGCGCACCGATGCCGAGTAGATTCACACGGCCGCCATTCAATTCCTACACTGGAAAGACAGACTCGGTAGAACATGTAAGCCACTACATTCAAATGATGTCTTTGCATGCTTATAATGATGCACTAATGTGTAAGGTCTTCCCTTCGAGTCTCGGCCCCACCGCGTTGAGGTGGTTCAACAGATTAAGGAAAGGCTCGATCCACAGTTTTTCAGAACTGATCCAGGAATTTGGTGTACGATTCATGACTTGCAGCCGAGTTCCGCAGCCTGTGGACGCGTTACTGTCAATGAAAATGGGGGCTGGGGAGACCCTTCGCAACTATGCCAATGGGTACTGGGAGCTGTATAACAAGATCGGCGGGGGCAATGAAAAGATTCCGGCGAGCACTTTTAGAATGGGGTTACTTGATGAATTTGGACTGAAGGAATCATTGACGAGAAGATCTCCCGAGGATATGAGGCAGCTGATGAGGCGTATCGAGGAGTATAAGCGATTGGGAGATGATCAGTTGCAAACCAAGGGGAAGGCCTCGATCATAAATCATCCTCGGAATACTAGTTTCCAACCCAGAACTCGGAAGGATTTGAGGATTCAAGAGTTAGGGCCGGGAATTGGAGAAGTTAATGTGGCCTTCAAGGAGCCGGTGCATAGGATCATCGATCGAATAAAAAACGAGTCGCATCTTAAGTGGCAGAACAAGTTGAGGGGCGACCCATCGAGGAGAAATCAGAATTTGTATTGTACCTACCACAAAGATAAGGGCACACCACCGAGCAGTGCAGAGTATTGA